A region of the Apus apus isolate bApuApu2 chromosome 10, bApuApu2.pri.cur, whole genome shotgun sequence genome:
CCTGTCAGGAACTTATGTGCAGTTCTTAGTACCTTTACCCTAACATGTACAAAGCATGTTTTCCACCCAGGAGAAACAGGGTGAGCACCAGTTTAGAGAGAACAAATAACAACGGAGCTGAGAAGTGATACCGTGCAGCAGCATGTTCTGCTGAAGCATGCAAATGTGCAGATTTACATgcattttggaaggaaaaaggtCTTCAAAGCCAACCATGGCATAAATACTCATTATAACAGGGAgtctgcagggtttttttagtcTTCAAAATACTGAAGTATGTATATCTGTATCTATTTTTCACAGGAGAATCCATTCAAGGAAAGGATTGTGGAATCTTTCTCAGAAGATGGAGACGGCAGCCTCAGCTTCAATGATTTCGTGGACATGTTCTCTGTGCTCAGTGAAATGGCTCCCAGAGAGCTTAAAGCAATCTATGCCTTTAAGATCTATGGTACTGTATTGGGATGCTTTGTATGCCCTTTTTGTTGGGCAATGAGTACGAGAGTTGGTGGTGATCTTTTCTTTGATTCTTTTACTGTTTAGATTTTAACACAGATAACTTCATTTGTAAAGCAGActtggaaaaaaccctcaataaGTTGACCCGAGAAGAGCtaacagcagaagaaatcacTCTAGTTTGTGAGAAAGTGATCGAAGAAGCTGACATGGATGGTGATGGAAAACTAG
Encoded here:
- the CIB2 gene encoding calcium and integrin-binding family member 2 isoform X3, translated to METCISPTKIGLHLLRSERNPSGHLWSCCLQQRLHGRYHEMAPNVVPMDYTKDPDVKLPMQLIINMPELKENPFKERIVESFSEDGDGSLSFNDFVDMFSVLSEMAPRELKAIYAFKIYDFNTDNFICKADLEKTLNKLTREELTAEEITLVCEKVIEEADMDGDGKLGFADFENMISKAPDFLSTFHIRI
- the CIB2 gene encoding calcium and integrin-binding family member 2 isoform X4, with amino-acid sequence MGNKQTIFTDEQLDAYQDCTFFARKEILRLHGRYHEMAPNVVPMDYTKDPDVKLPMQLIINMPELKENPFKERIVESFSEDGDGSLSFNDFVDMFSVLSEMAPRELKAIYAFKIYDFNTDNFICKADLEKTLNKLTREELTAEEITLVCEKVIEEADMDGDGKLGFADFENMISKAPDFLSTFHIRI
- the CIB2 gene encoding calcium and integrin-binding family member 2 isoform X6; the encoded protein is MAPNVVPMDYTKDPDVKLPMQLIINMPELKENPFKERIVESFSEDGDGSLSFNDFVDMFSVLSEMAPRELKAIYAFKIYDFNTDNFICKADLEKTLNKLTREELTAEEITLVCEKVIEEADMDGDGKLGFADFENMISKAPDFLSTFHIRI
- the CIB2 gene encoding calcium and integrin-binding family member 2 isoform X5, with protein sequence MPTRLHGRYHEMAPNVVPMDYTKDPDVKLPMQLIINMPELKENPFKERIVESFSEDGDGSLSFNDFVDMFSVLSEMAPRELKAIYAFKIYDFNTDNFICKADLEKTLNKLTREELTAEEITLVCEKVIEEADMDGDGKLGFADFENMISKAPDFLSTFHIRI